One Chloroflexota bacterium DNA window includes the following coding sequences:
- a CDS encoding cytochrome c, which yields MFRYLVRLSALALGVALLAACAAPSTPTPTPMPPTATPVPPTSTPIPPTATPVPPTSTPIPPTATRVPPTNTPAPTATATRAAAQPTTASVADSKGDPANGAKLFTQKPIECNACHYPDRDTPGAGEDTAPNLGNIAVVAEQIIKSPAYTGKAKTVADYLRESILTPNVFIVPGNDNFREKDGASAMEQNFAKLLTPQQVDDLVAYLLTLKGSTAPVATGALKGDAANGAKLFGVPKIECNSCHYPDRPSPGPGEDSGPNLGNAVTLAEQVLKSPAYTGKAKTVAEYFRESIVSPDIYIVPGNDAFRGKDGNSAMDQTFGQTLTPQQLEDLIAYMLTLK from the coding sequence GTGTTTCGATATCTAGTGCGATTGAGCGCGCTCGCGCTTGGCGTGGCGTTGCTCGCCGCGTGCGCCGCGCCGTCAACGCCCACGCCGACACCCATGCCGCCGACCGCGACGCCGGTTCCGCCGACGAGTACGCCAATTCCGCCGACCGCAACGCCGGTTCCACCGACGAGTACGCCAATCCCGCCGACCGCGACGCGCGTACCGCCAACCAACACTCCCGCGCCGACTGCCACTGCGACGCGCGCCGCCGCGCAACCAACTACTGCATCTGTCGCCGATAGCAAAGGCGACCCGGCGAATGGCGCGAAATTATTTACTCAAAAACCGATCGAGTGCAACGCGTGCCACTATCCCGACCGCGATACACCGGGAGCCGGCGAAGACACCGCGCCGAACCTGGGAAACATCGCGGTCGTCGCCGAGCAAATCATCAAATCGCCGGCGTACACCGGCAAAGCGAAAACCGTCGCCGACTATCTGCGCGAATCCATTCTGACGCCGAATGTGTTCATCGTGCCCGGCAACGATAATTTTCGCGAGAAAGACGGCGCGAGCGCGATGGAACAAAATTTTGCCAAGCTGTTGACGCCGCAACAAGTGGATGACCTCGTCGCGTACTTGTTGACGCTGAAAGGTTCAACAGCGCCAGTTGCGACGGGCGCGCTCAAAGGCGATGCGGCAAACGGCGCGAAATTGTTCGGCGTGCCCAAGATCGAGTGCAACTCGTGTCATTACCCGGATCGTCCATCGCCCGGACCAGGCGAAGACTCGGGTCCGAACCTGGGAAACGCGGTGACGTTGGCGGAGCAAGTGCTCAAGTCGCCCGCGTACACTGGCAAAGCGAAAACCGTCGCCGAGTATTTTCGCGAGTCCATCGTCAGTCCGGACATTTACATCGTGCCCGGCAACGATGCGTTTCGCGGCAAAGATGGCAACAGCGCGATGGATCAAACCTTTGGGCAAACGCTCACGCCGCAACAACTCGAGGACTTGATCGCGTATATGCTGACACTCAAATAA